A region from the Gossypium hirsutum isolate 1008001.06 chromosome A08, Gossypium_hirsutum_v2.1, whole genome shotgun sequence genome encodes:
- the LOC107897153 gene encoding uncharacterized protein isoform X1 has translation MALVVYWYDCVCFGIVAAAFLGSLWVLWRKEAASRCEDDSVYESLLAAQQDADGFVHATPTAHVGSNQLWTSCWKGVHPGWLVLTRFVSFAVLAGFLSWDIVEWDASIFVYYTEWTFALVMVYFGLGTVISAYGCWVCLNTPLPENGARAEFLKSDVEESRTENSGTYKENNVRDKIKLQSHHAQEEFQRRAGFWGYLMQTIYQTCAGAVILTDIVFWCVIVPFLSNSHLGLNTLMGCMHTLNAMFLILDTLLNSLPFPWFRLAYFVQWSCLYVVFQWVLHACGFTWWPYPFLELNTPWAPLWYFALALVHIPCYGMYALIVKAKNSILPRLFPHAFVRSY, from the exons ATGGCGCTAGTAGTCTATTGGTACGATTGCGTTTGTTTCGGCATTGTGGCGGCTGCCTTCCTTGGGTCTTTATGGGTTTTATGGAGAAAAGAAGCTGCATCTAGATGCGAGGACGACAGCGTATACGAGAGTCTGCTAGCGGCTCAACAGGATGCCGATGGGTTCGTACATGCCACACCCACCGCTCACGTTGGCTCCAACCAGCTATGGACCAGTTGTTGGAAAGGGGTGCACCCTGGATGGCTAGTGTTGACTCGTTTTGTTTCGTTTGCAGTGTTGGCCGGATTCTTGTCGTGGGACATAGTCGAATGGGATGCTTCGATCTTCGTTTACTACACCGA GTGGACATTTGCATTGGTTATGGTCTATTTTGGG CTGGGGACTGTCATTTCTGCTTATGGGTGTTGGGTGTGCTTAAATACTCCTCTGCCTGAAAATGGTGCAAGGGCTGAGTTTCTGAAAAGTGATGTGGAAGAGAGTAGAACTGAAAACTCTGGAACTTATAAGGAAAACAATGTGAGGGATAAAATCAAGTTGCAGAGTCACCACGCTCAGGAGGAGTTTCAGCGAAGGGCAGGATTTTGGGGATATCTTATGCAAACTATATATCAG ACTTGTGCCGGAGCTGTCATCCTGACGGACATCGTATTTTGGTGCGTCATCGTCCCGTTTTTATCAAACTCGCACCTTGGCCTTAACACG TTAATGGGTTGCATGCACACTTTGAATGCTATGTTCCTTATCCTAGATACCCTTCTTAATAGCCTT CCATTTCCTTGGTTCCGGCTTGCATATTTCGTTCAATGGAGCTGTCTGTATGTTGTTTTCCAATGGGTTCTTCATGCCTGCGGTTTTACATG GTGGCCATATCCTTTCCTGGAGCTTAATACGCCATGGGCTCCTTTATG GTACTTTGCCCTGGCCCTGGTTCATATCCCCTGCTATGGAATGTATGCACTTATTGTAAAAGCAAAAAATTCGATCCTCCCAAGATTGTTCCCTCATGCTTTTGTTAGATCATACtag
- the LOC107897153 gene encoding uncharacterized protein isoform X2 — translation MSDSNDEGLGYWLRWQVPVCALIIVAPSVLASYIINKVKTDPLFFNHFWKPQWRNLNPCWLLCYRAFAFICTARILCEVIASEGGAFAFYFYTQWTFALVMVYFGLGTVISAYGCWVCLNTPLPENGARAEFLKSDVEESRTENSGTYKENNVRDKIKLQSHHAQEEFQRRAGFWGYLMQTIYQTCAGAVILTDIVFWCVIVPFLSNSHLGLNTLMGCMHTLNAMFLILDTLLNSLPFPWFRLAYFVQWSCLYVVFQWVLHACGFTWWPYPFLELNTPWAPLWYFALALVHIPCYGMYALIVKAKNSILPRLFPHAFVRSY, via the exons ATGTCGGATTCGAACGATGAAGGCTTGGGGTACTGGCTCAGGTGGCAAGTACCAGTGTGTGCATTAATCATCGTTGCCCCATCTGTATTAGCttcatatatcatcaataaagttAAAACAGACCCGTTATTTTTCAATCATTTTTGGAAGCCACAGTGGAGAAACTTAAATCCCTGTTGGCTTCTATGTTATAGAGCTTTTGCTTTTATATGCACGGCTCGGATACTGTGTGAGGTTATTGCCTCTGAGGGAGGAGCTTTTGCTTTCTATTTCTACACTCA GTGGACATTTGCATTGGTTATGGTCTATTTTGGG CTGGGGACTGTCATTTCTGCTTATGGGTGTTGGGTGTGCTTAAATACTCCTCTGCCTGAAAATGGTGCAAGGGCTGAGTTTCTGAAAAGTGATGTGGAAGAGAGTAGAACTGAAAACTCTGGAACTTATAAGGAAAACAATGTGAGGGATAAAATCAAGTTGCAGAGTCACCACGCTCAGGAGGAGTTTCAGCGAAGGGCAGGATTTTGGGGATATCTTATGCAAACTATATATCAG ACTTGTGCCGGAGCTGTCATCCTGACGGACATCGTATTTTGGTGCGTCATCGTCCCGTTTTTATCAAACTCGCACCTTGGCCTTAACACG TTAATGGGTTGCATGCACACTTTGAATGCTATGTTCCTTATCCTAGATACCCTTCTTAATAGCCTT CCATTTCCTTGGTTCCGGCTTGCATATTTCGTTCAATGGAGCTGTCTGTATGTTGTTTTCCAATGGGTTCTTCATGCCTGCGGTTTTACATG GTGGCCATATCCTTTCCTGGAGCTTAATACGCCATGGGCTCCTTTATG GTACTTTGCCCTGGCCCTGGTTCATATCCCCTGCTATGGAATGTATGCACTTATTGTAAAAGCAAAAAATTCGATCCTCCCAAGATTGTTCCCTCATGCTTTTGTTAGATCATACtag